The genomic interval GGCGGGGTTCGACGCCATCCAGCCGCTGGAGGCGCGGGCAGGCAACGATGTGCGCGAGCTGAAGCGGCTCTACGGCACGCAAATCGTTTTCTTCGGCAACATCAGCGCGGACGTGATGGCTTACGGAACCGACGAAGAGCTGGAAGAGGAGATACGCAGCAAACTGGCAGTGGCGATGGAGGGAGGCGGTTACATGTACCACAGCGACCACTCCATCCCGCCAACGGTCAGCCTCGCCCGCTATGCGCAGGTAGTGCAACTGGTGCGCAAATACGGACAATACGGGTAGGGGGCAGACATCGGGGTCTGCTACCGTGAAACTAAACCCGTACCGGACGAACCCAACCGCCCGCGCTGAGCGGTAGCTGCACTGTCACCGTTTGACCTCTCGATACCCGTGCAGTTACCCATCGGGTATCAGTGCTCACGAAAGGCATCTGGCAGGGCAGAGACAGCATGGAAGCACCTGCTGGCTCGCGAGGCGCGTGTGTCGGGTGTGCCCGCAGCTGCCACTCGCCCGATCGCACCGGCAGGCGGAACCGTCCCTGTGCATCCGTAAGGGTACAGGCGAAGGGTGAAGCGGTGCCCATCTGCTGTCGCAGGGTTTTGCGCAGTCCGTTGCAGGTGGCAACGCGACAGGTGATTTCCTGCTTCCTCGCCAGCACAGGTGGCTTTTTGCCCTGCGCGACAACCAGTGCGAAAGGCTCCGGCTGACCGTCGGATCGCCTGACCTCGCCTGCAATAACGCCGTCCGGCGGGTGGATGGCAATTTCTCCCAGCTCCCATCGCTCACAGGCTGCCTGCATGGGCGGGCGTGTGCCAGGCGGGGACAGACTCGCCCAGACCTCTGCCCCGTGCGGCAGGCGACATACCGTCGGCACAACGGGTCCGTTGGCGTAATGAGGCAGGTAAACGGAGAACCATCCCTGCGCGTCGGTGAAGGTCAGGTAGTCGGAAGGAACGCTTTTGAACCACTTGCCCGGTTCCGTATGCAACAGCACTGCCTCCCCGTGCAATGGTCGCCCCGTGCGAGAGTCTATCAGCCTGCCGCTTACCTCTCGTGTGCCCAAATGGTAGCGCACCCGCAGCTCTGGCGCGGCGTGGAGCGGCATCGGGTCGCGAAACCTCTGGCGCATCCCCTCAGGCAGTTCTCCGCCCCACGCCCAGAAAGCTGTCGCCCCTTCCGGTAACAGCACTCTCAGCTTGCCATGCGCATCGGTCTGAAAAACGGCGTCCGGCATCGGAGGCAGGTCTACCGGTGCGGGCACCCCGGGTATCCGCAACTGAACAGTTCTTCCCTTCAGCCCCTTTGCGGGATCGCCGAAGCAGTTTTGCACGGTGAAGGTGGTCCGTCCCCCCGAAGTGAGAAGCAGTTTGACGTCCTTCAGCGAATCGAGCGTGCCGATGCTCCACGCCCAGCCCGCCTGGGGATGCCATGCCAGCACCAGAAAGCGCAGGGGTGTTCGGTTCTCGCTGGCAACGGAGAGCAGTTCAGAAGACAGGGGAAGCTGGGTGCGCAATTCGCCAGAAGACGAGGTTCTCCACTCCCCCGACAGGGGCTTCAGTTTACCCGCGGGTACCATGCGCCACAGCAGGATATACGCTCCCGCTACCGGTCGGCCTTCACGCGTGACGGTGCGAACGTGCAAAAGCGGCGGTGATGGCATTGTCAGAAGCCTCCTTTGTTACCCCGCGTTTCGCCCTTTAGACGTCTGGGACGGTGGCAACGTTACCAGATGCCGGTTCAAAATGGCACGAGGTCCGCCCACGACTCCAATCGTGGGGGGTGTGAGATCAGGTGGGGCTGAGCTCCCCAGGAGGTTCGCCCCTCATTTTCACACCAAACCCCGCTGGGGAGAGAGGCTCCCGCCAAGCCGCTCCATTACGCTACCGGCCGAAACGTTCTCGTATCCGCCTCACCGCTTCTTCCACCCGCTCGCCATGATGGTCGCCGCTGACGGTGATGGAGAAGCGCACGTAGCCCTCGCCATGTTCACCATAGCCGATACCCGGTATCGCCAGAATGCCCGCTTGTTCCAGCAACTGCTTGGCGAACTCGATGGAGGACATGCCGCCGGGCGTTGGAACCCATACGTAGAACGTGGCTTTGGGTTTCGGCACATCCCACCCGATGGACTGAAGTCCTTCCACCAGAATGTCCCGCCGCTTCTGGTAGAGGTTCAACGTGCGGGTGTTGTCGGCATAAAGCAGGGCGTATGCGGCAGTGCGTGATATCGCGGCGAACTGCTTGCTGTCCACGTAGGATTTCATCTTGTTCAGGTTGGCGATGGCGTCGCGGTTGCCCGCCGCAAAACCGATGCGCCACCCTGTCATGTTGAACATCTTGGACAGCGAGTTAAACTCTATCGCGACGTCCTTCGCGCCCTCTACCTGCAGCAGGCTCGGGTGACGATACCCCTCGTATACCACCTCGGAGTAGGCCGCATCGTTCACCAGCAGGATGTCGTACTCGCGGGCGAACTCCACCGCCTGCCGATAGAACTCCTGCGTGGCGACCGCGCCTGTGGGATTATTCGGATAGTTCAGGAACAGCAGCTTCGCCCGCCGCGCGACGTCGGACGGGATTGCCGACAAGTCGGGCAGGAACCCGTTCTCACGCTGGAGTGGCATGGTGTACACCTCGCCGCCCGCCATGCGCGTGTTGATAGCATACACGGTGTAAGCGGGGTCGGGAACCAGCGCGATGTCGCCCGGGTCGATGTATGCCCATGCTAGATGGGCTAACCCCTCCTTGGAACCGATGAGCAGCAGGATTTCGCCTTCGGTGTCCACCGACACGCCATAGCGACGCCGATACCACTCCGCCACCGCCTGCAAGAAGAACGGGTCGCCGTACGGTGTTTCGTCATAACGGTGGGTGGCGGGGTCTTGTGCCGCCTCATACAGGTGGTCGATAATATCGCGCGGCGTCGGCTGGTCGGGATCACCGATGCCGAAATCGATTAAATCGCGCCCTTCTGCCAGCGCCTTCGCCTTCAGCTTTGCGATTTCGCCAAACAGATAGGGTGGGGTTTTGTCCAGACGAGATGCACGTGCAGGCAAACCTCTCTCCTCCTTCGATTCAGACTTCTATCTCTCCCACGAACACTTCGGTGGCCGGTCCTGTCATCAGCACACGCCCATCGCCCAGCCACTCGATCTGTAAATCTCCCCCGGGCAGGTGCACCAGCACCTCGCGCCCGGTGAGCTTATTCAGCGCGCCGGCTACCACCGACGCGCACGCCCCCGTGCCACAAGCCAGTGTGATGCCGGCGCCTCGCTCCCATGTCCGCACGACGATTTCACGCGGGTTCACCACCTGAACGAACTGTACGTTCGTGCGTTTGGGAAACAGCTTGTGGTTCTCGATCTCGGGACCCACTTTCTCTACGGGGAAGGAAGCAACGTTGCCCAGGAAGATGACCGCGTGCGGGTTGCCCATCGAGACAGCGGTGAACTCCAGTTTCCTGCCTGCTACACGCAGAGGATACCCGATCACGCTCTCCATCCCCTCCACGCGCACCGGTATCTCCTCCGGCGCCAGGCGGGGTAAGCCCATGTCTACGGTGACGGAGACGACTTTGCCGCCCTGCGTGCTGAGTTTCAGGGACTTCACGCCAGCCAGCGTTTCCACGTTCATCTGCGTGCTGGTGACGTGCTTGCGGTCGTAGGCATATTTGGCGAAGCAACGGATACCGTTTCCGCACATCTCCGCCTCACTGCCGTCGGGGTTAAACATGCGCATCCGCAGGTGCGCCACCCGCGAGGGCAATACCAGAATCAGCCCGTCCGCGCCTATCCCGAACCTTCGGTCGCACAGGCGGCGCGCCAGTTCAGGCAAACTCTGCTCGGCAATTTCCGACTTCAGGCAGTCCAGCACCACGAAGTCGTTGCCGATGCCATGCATCTTGGTAAACTGCACTTTGCGCTCCCCAAAACCTCCTGTTCCGTAGACTTCCGTGTTCGGTCACGAGAATCCGCAAAGCAATCCCCCCTTGCTGTGCCAGGGGGATTGCCCTGTATTTGACGCTCCTTTGCCGCTGAACTTCCCGGCGCACCGATCAGGCGGTCTCGGAAGGCGTCTCCGT from Bacillota bacterium carries:
- a CDS encoding LL-diaminopimelate aminotransferase, translating into MPARASRLDKTPPYLFGEIAKLKAKALAEGRDLIDFGIGDPDQPTPRDIIDHLYEAAQDPATHRYDETPYGDPFFLQAVAEWYRRRYGVSVDTEGEILLLIGSKEGLAHLAWAYIDPGDIALVPDPAYTVYAINTRMAGGEVYTMPLQRENGFLPDLSAIPSDVARRAKLLFLNYPNNPTGAVATQEFYRQAVEFAREYDILLVNDAAYSEVVYEGYRHPSLLQVEGAKDVAIEFNSLSKMFNMTGWRIGFAAGNRDAIANLNKMKSYVDSKQFAAISRTAAYALLYADNTRTLNLYQKRRDILVEGLQSIGWDVPKPKATFYVWVPTPGGMSSIEFAKQLLEQAGILAIPGIGYGEHGEGYVRFSITVSGDHHGERVEEAVRRIRERFGR
- the dapF gene encoding diaminopimelate epimerase, encoding MHGIGNDFVVLDCLKSEIAEQSLPELARRLCDRRFGIGADGLILVLPSRVAHLRMRMFNPDGSEAEMCGNGIRCFAKYAYDRKHVTSTQMNVETLAGVKSLKLSTQGGKVVSVTVDMGLPRLAPEEIPVRVEGMESVIGYPLRVAGRKLEFTAVSMGNPHAVIFLGNVASFPVEKVGPEIENHKLFPKRTNVQFVQVVNPREIVVRTWERGAGITLACGTGACASVVAGALNKLTGREVLVHLPGGDLQIEWLGDGRVLMTGPATEVFVGEIEV